One region of Miscanthus floridulus cultivar M001 chromosome 19, ASM1932011v1, whole genome shotgun sequence genomic DNA includes:
- the LOC136527469 gene encoding uncharacterized protein At1g66480-like produces the protein MGNSIGGRRKGAKVMQLDGTAFRVKPPAFAGTVLRDHPGFQLLESEEVKLLGVRARPLAHDAQLRPGRLYFLVALPRPAVPPRRAWSGALHVGARERLESLMLTRRSTSDLSFPATASTAPASPLSTASEGGGGPVRLRMRLPKAQVEKLMAESRDGAEAAARIMQLCAANAAGSGAATPERGILRTPERSPRFVPTPDWGVGVGAAAFPQTPERSPRFAATPDWGTEFMMPAGAATAPRTPERWPALPRTPEYASPDVKASRKEKRTRFVALPEEIIA, from the exons ATGGGCAACAGCATCGGCGGGCGGCGGAAGGGCGCCAAGGTGATGCAGCTGGACGGCACGGCGTTCCGCGTGAAGCCGCCGGCGTTCGCGGGCACGGTGCTGCGCGACCACCCGGGGTTCCAGCTCCTCGAGTCCGAGGAGGTGAAGCTGCTGGGCGTCCGCGCCCGCCCGCTCGCGCACGACGCGCAGCTCCGCCCCGGCCGCCTCTACTTCCTCGTCGCGCTGCCCCGGCCGGCCGTCCCGCCGCGCCGCGCCTGGTCGGGCGCGCTCCACGTCGGCGCCAGGGAGCGGCTGGAGTCGCTCATGCTCACGCGCCGCTCCACCTCCGACCTCTCCTTCCCGGCCACGGCCTCCACGGCGCCGGCGTCCCCGCTCTCCACGGCCTCCGAGGGCGGCGGCGGGCCCGTCCGGCTCCGTATGCGCCTGCCCAAGGCGCAGGTCGAGAAGCTCATGGCCGAGAGCCGGGACGGCGCCGAGGCCGCCGCCAGGATCATGCAGCTCTGCGCCGCTAACGCCGCCGGCAGCGGCGCCGCCACGCCCGAGAGGGGGATCCTGCGGACGCCCGAGCGGAGCCCGCGGTTCGTGCCCACGCCGGACTGGGGCGTTGGCGTTGGCGCCGCCGCGTTCCCGCAGACGCCCGAGCGGAGCCCGAGGTTCGCGGCGACGCCCGACTGGGGCACCGAGTTCATGATGCCCGCGGGCGCTGCCACGGCGCCAAGGACGCCGGAGAGGTGGCCCGCGCTGCCCCGCACTCCGGAGTACGCGTCGCCGGACGTCAAGGCCAGCCGGAAAGAG AAACGAACGCGGTTCGTAGCACTGCCAGAGGAGATAATCGCCTGA